Proteins from a genomic interval of Euwallacea fornicatus isolate EFF26 chromosome 1, ASM4011564v1, whole genome shotgun sequence:
- the LOC136340186 gene encoding tripartite motif-containing protein 3-like isoform X7, which yields MYDGNEHTPKLLQCSHTVCLHCLTRIAASQTRDTGSFRCPICRELITIPRGGVSALPPSFLVNQLLDLMSRQRREVIPKCSVHINQELLFCETCDTVFCTLCTGGSHNDSTNSCEHTIIPFSIAIKRMSEILLYKANECISKLTQAQDGVTFELNRLNVAKDKCLEHIDSTFQHIQQAIDKRKQEMIDQVNQMCNEKKRVLEEQHGLIENEKNKVEQECQGLQYQVEVRNITQKIEILTEKLDTAFSLGEPRENAFLTCDFTLNDSLDQIQQHLGILGKVRTSTTFPSLCTAQMEDNVIAGIESSISLITVDYHGNTRKTGGDPIQAEILPVTAEQGLEPTFPLRIQDCDDGTYKIYFRARKAGRYGVKISVIDRPIKDNPIYFDVSEHNNPIAMYGTRGSGKDEFNQPVAIAIDERDQTVYVLDTGNSRIKVLNEQLECTKHITNEGLLGRSCTGLAISNHGLVVVNWRTKVVTEITTDGETVKSFTNNAFQEPIDVAVDKSYGHILVADNGMSCVFVFDEEGKILFQVGKKGTFSMISSVSVGPTGEIFIADTRVQMFSAKGDFTEIIYDEGRGKGRYGGIIVDSEGRIVASRTEQKGRSYLQVLSSNDKTVNQYIDSHEAKLKRPGGCAVTPDRHVVVVDLGNNCIKKYRYW from the exons ATGTACGATGGAAACGAGCACACTCCCAAGCTTTTGCAGTGCTCGCACACAGTCTGTCTGCATTGCCTTACGAGGATCGCGGCGTCTCAAACGCGGGACACTGGATCGTTTCGATGTCCGATTTGCAGAGAGTTGATCACCATACCGAGGGGGGGAGTGAGCGCCTTGCCTCCCTCTTTTTTGGTGAATCAGCTACTGGATTTGATGTCGAGGCAAAGAAGAGAG GTGATACCAAAATGTTCAGTCCACATTAACCAAGAACTTCTGTTCTGTGAAACTTGTGATACAGTTTTTTGCACCCTGTGCACTGGTGGATCTCATAACGACAGCACGAATAGCTGCGAACACACCATCATACCGTTCTCCATCGCTATTAAGAGAATGTCCGAAATCTTATTGTATAAAGCGAACGAATGTATTTCTAAG TTAACACAAGCTCAAGATGGTGTAACGTTTGAGTTGAACAGACTGAACGTGGCAAAAGATAAATGTTTGGAGCATATTGATAGTACTTTCCAACACATTCAGCAAGCCATAGATAAGAGAAAGCAGGAAATGATCGATCAAGTAAATCAAATGTGTAACGAGAAAAAGCGCGTTTTGGAAGAGCAGCACGGATTGATTGAGAATGAGAAGAACAAA GTGGAACAAGAATGCCAAGGGCTTCAATACCAAGTAGAAGTGAGGAATATaactcaaaaaattgaaattttgactgAGAAGCTGGATACTGCCTTCAGTTTAGGGGAGCCGAGAGAAAACGCCTTTCTGACATGCGATTTTACGTTGAACGACAGCCTGGATCAGATTCAGCAGCATTTAGGGATCTTAG GAAAAGTGAGGACGTCTACCACATTTCCTAGTCTGTGCACTGCCCAAATGGAGGATAATGTCATTGCCGGAATAGAGAGCTCGATCAGTCTTATTACTGTGGATTATCATGGTAATACGAGGAAGACAGGTGGAGATCCGATTCAAGCCGAAATTCTTCCG GTTACAGCAGAACAAGGACTCGAACCAACGTTTCCGCTTAGAATTCAAGACTGTGATGATGGTACTTACAAGATATACTTCCGAGCCAGAAAAGCCGGAAG ATACGGCGTAAAAATATCTGTGATCGACCGACCTATTAAAGATAATCCGATCTACTTCGACGTTTCGGAACATAACAATCCGATCGCCATGTACGGAACGAGGGGAAGTGGCAAAGATGAATTTAATCAGCCAGTGGCAATAGCTATAGACGAGAGGGACCAGACTGTATACGTCCTGGACACTGGGAATTCTAGGATTAAGGTGTTAAACGAGCAGTTGGAGTGCACAAAACATATTACCAATGAAGGGCTGTTGGGAAGAAGTTGTACAG GTCTGGCGATCTCAAACCATGGCCTGGTAGTTGTAAATTGGAGGACAAAAGTAGTGACGGAAATAACGACTGATGGGGAAACTGTGAAGTCGTTCACGAACAACGCTTTCCAGGAGCCGATTGACGTAGCTGTGGATAAAAGTTACGGGCATATTTTGGTAGCGGATAATGGCATGAGCTGTGTGTTCGTGTTCGATgaagaaggaaaaatattatttcaa GTAGGCAAAAAAGGCACTTTTTCTATGATCTCGTCAGTTTCGGTGGGGCCAACCGGAGAAATCTTCATAGCCGATACTAGAGTACAAATGTTTTCTGCTAAAGGAGATTTCACAGAAATCATTTATGATGAAGGCAGAG GAAAAGGACGGTATGGCGGAATAATTGTAGATTCGGAAGGGCGAATCGTGGCCAGTCGAACGGAACAAAAAGGTCGCAGTTATTTGCAGGTGTTGAGTTCAAATGACAAAACCGTGAATCAGTACATTGACTCTCACGAAGCGAAGCTAAAGAGACCAGGAGGGTGCGCAGTCACCCCGGATCGGCACGTTGTAGTGGTTGATTTGGGCAacaattgcattaaaaagtaTCGATATTGGTAG
- the LOC136340186 gene encoding tripartite motif-containing protein 3-like isoform X1, translating into MDGLRFAIQTRLGERMVSMNSTLVETVSINYEDFNESFLTCGTCLYSVWSGMYDGNEHTPKLLQCSHTVCLHCLTRIAASQTRDTGSFRCPICRELITIPRGGVSALPPSFLVNQLLDLMSRQRREVIPKCSVHINQELLFCETCDTVFCTLCTGGSHNDSTNSCEHTIIPFSIAIKRMSEILLYKANECISKLTQAQDGVTFELNRLNVAKDKCLEHIDSTFQHIQQAIDKRKQEMIDQVNQMCNEKKRVLEEQHGLIENEKNKVEQECQGLQYQVEVRNITQKIEILTEKLDTAFSLGEPRENAFLTCDFTLNDSLDQIQQHLGILGKVRTSTTFPSLCTAQMEDNVIAGIESSISLITVDYHGNTRKTGGDPIQAEILPVTAEQGLEPTFPLRIQDCDDGTYKIYFRARKAGRYGVKISVIDRPIKDNPIYFDVSEHNNPIAMYGTRGSGKDEFNQPVAIAIDERDQTVYVLDTGNSRIKVLNEQLECTKHITNEGLLGRSCTGLAISNHGLVVVNWRTKVVTEITTDGETVKSFTNNAFQEPIDVAVDKSYGHILVADNGMSCVFVFDEEGKILFQVGKKGTFSMISSVSVGPTGEIFIADTRVQMFSAKGDFTEIIYDEGRGKGRYGGIIVDSEGRIVASRTEQKGRSYLQVLSSNDKTVNQYIDSHEAKLKRPGGCAVTPDRHVVVVDLGNNCIKKYRYW; encoded by the exons GCATGTACGATGGAAACGAGCACACTCCCAAGCTTTTGCAGTGCTCGCACACAGTCTGTCTGCATTGCCTTACGAGGATCGCGGCGTCTCAAACGCGGGACACTGGATCGTTTCGATGTCCGATTTGCAGAGAGTTGATCACCATACCGAGGGGGGGAGTGAGCGCCTTGCCTCCCTCTTTTTTGGTGAATCAGCTACTGGATTTGATGTCGAGGCAAAGAAGAGAG GTGATACCAAAATGTTCAGTCCACATTAACCAAGAACTTCTGTTCTGTGAAACTTGTGATACAGTTTTTTGCACCCTGTGCACTGGTGGATCTCATAACGACAGCACGAATAGCTGCGAACACACCATCATACCGTTCTCCATCGCTATTAAGAGAATGTCCGAAATCTTATTGTATAAAGCGAACGAATGTATTTCTAAG TTAACACAAGCTCAAGATGGTGTAACGTTTGAGTTGAACAGACTGAACGTGGCAAAAGATAAATGTTTGGAGCATATTGATAGTACTTTCCAACACATTCAGCAAGCCATAGATAAGAGAAAGCAGGAAATGATCGATCAAGTAAATCAAATGTGTAACGAGAAAAAGCGCGTTTTGGAAGAGCAGCACGGATTGATTGAGAATGAGAAGAACAAA GTGGAACAAGAATGCCAAGGGCTTCAATACCAAGTAGAAGTGAGGAATATaactcaaaaaattgaaattttgactgAGAAGCTGGATACTGCCTTCAGTTTAGGGGAGCCGAGAGAAAACGCCTTTCTGACATGCGATTTTACGTTGAACGACAGCCTGGATCAGATTCAGCAGCATTTAGGGATCTTAG GAAAAGTGAGGACGTCTACCACATTTCCTAGTCTGTGCACTGCCCAAATGGAGGATAATGTCATTGCCGGAATAGAGAGCTCGATCAGTCTTATTACTGTGGATTATCATGGTAATACGAGGAAGACAGGTGGAGATCCGATTCAAGCCGAAATTCTTCCG GTTACAGCAGAACAAGGACTCGAACCAACGTTTCCGCTTAGAATTCAAGACTGTGATGATGGTACTTACAAGATATACTTCCGAGCCAGAAAAGCCGGAAG ATACGGCGTAAAAATATCTGTGATCGACCGACCTATTAAAGATAATCCGATCTACTTCGACGTTTCGGAACATAACAATCCGATCGCCATGTACGGAACGAGGGGAAGTGGCAAAGATGAATTTAATCAGCCAGTGGCAATAGCTATAGACGAGAGGGACCAGACTGTATACGTCCTGGACACTGGGAATTCTAGGATTAAGGTGTTAAACGAGCAGTTGGAGTGCACAAAACATATTACCAATGAAGGGCTGTTGGGAAGAAGTTGTACAG GTCTGGCGATCTCAAACCATGGCCTGGTAGTTGTAAATTGGAGGACAAAAGTAGTGACGGAAATAACGACTGATGGGGAAACTGTGAAGTCGTTCACGAACAACGCTTTCCAGGAGCCGATTGACGTAGCTGTGGATAAAAGTTACGGGCATATTTTGGTAGCGGATAATGGCATGAGCTGTGTGTTCGTGTTCGATgaagaaggaaaaatattatttcaa GTAGGCAAAAAAGGCACTTTTTCTATGATCTCGTCAGTTTCGGTGGGGCCAACCGGAGAAATCTTCATAGCCGATACTAGAGTACAAATGTTTTCTGCTAAAGGAGATTTCACAGAAATCATTTATGATGAAGGCAGAG GAAAAGGACGGTATGGCGGAATAATTGTAGATTCGGAAGGGCGAATCGTGGCCAGTCGAACGGAACAAAAAGGTCGCAGTTATTTGCAGGTGTTGAGTTCAAATGACAAAACCGTGAATCAGTACATTGACTCTCACGAAGCGAAGCTAAAGAGACCAGGAGGGTGCGCAGTCACCCCGGATCGGCACGTTGTAGTGGTTGATTTGGGCAacaattgcattaaaaagtaTCGATATTGGTAG